A window of Marmota flaviventris isolate mMarFla1 chromosome 11, mMarFla1.hap1, whole genome shotgun sequence genomic DNA:
ACTGTGAAGCCGAAGGGCCCGTGGGTCCGACCTGGACTCAGGGGGGCCTGAGTCCCTGCTTCTTCTTCACGCTCGTGTCCTCGACGCTGATGGCCCTTGGGACTCTGGCCTTGGTGCTGGCTCTTCCCTGCAAGCGTCGGGAGCGACTCGTTAGCGCGGACGCTTTGTCTTGGGGGACTGGTCCCCACATCGCTCCTTACGGGCTGCAGCTGCTTCTGGCCACACTTCAGGTGGCACTGCCACTGGCTGGCCTGGTTGGCCGGGTGGGCACCGCCCGGGGGGCCCGGCTACCAGGCTACCTGCTGCTGGCTTCTGTGCTGGAGAGTCTGGCCAGTGCCTTTGGCCTGTGGCTGCTTGTGAAGGAACGGAGCCAGGCACGGCAGAGTCTCGCAATGGGCGTCTGGATCAAGTTCAGGCACAGTCCTGCTCTCCTGCTTCTCTGGACGGTGGCGTTTGCAGCTGAGAACTTGGCCCTTGTGTCTTGGAACAACCCGCAGTGGTGGTGGGCAAGGGCAGACCAGGGTCAGCAGGTGAGGGACCTTGTGGAGAGAATGGGAAGCACTAATGGCAGGGCTTGGGAAGAAGTACTGCATGTGTGGACTTACTGGCTCCATACTTTAGGATggctcttaaaaaaagaaaggagtgaCCAGTGCCTGCTGGGTGCTGATAGCCAGCTGGTGGGGCGTGCCTGTGCTGAGtcactgtggtttttttttttttttttaagcctgttAGGTGCTGGGCTCCTGAGGAGGGCTCAGTGTTATGAGAAGTAGTCAACGAGATTTTAGTGTCATTCACATTCTGTGCACATTTCATTTTAGGTTCAGTTTGGTCTGTGGGTCCTGAGATATGTGGTTTCTGGAGGGCTGTTTGTCCTGGGGCTCTGGGCCCCTGGACTTCGTCCCCAGTCCTACACCTTGCAGGTTATTGAAGAAGACCAAGATGTAGAAAGGAACCAGGTACaccttatctcctgagtcctgagatgtgtgtgtgttgtgtacatGCGTGTATGCACTCTGGGTTTCCGTCCCAGGGTCTCCTGAATGCTAAACGTGCTCTACCGCTGACCTACATCTCCAAGTCCTCTGAATCCGGATGTCTATCTTTATGTAATTCCCTGTCATCATTCCCTCTCCCCATAAAGAGTTAGTTCTTTTCCCAAACATCAATTTGTGACCCAGTAGTAGCTTTCTAATCCCATAAGGGATTGCTCAGACACTTGGGAGCTATATACCCATACATTTTTCCATGGAACATTTTTGGCTAGTGAGTTTCTTTATCTCTGAGCTTCTCTCCTCTGTGTGTTATTATCCTAGGCTGGCTCGACAGAACAACAGTCTACTTGGCGAGACCTTGGCAGGAAGCTTCGCCTGTTGAGTGGCTACCTATGGCCTAAGGGGAGTCCAGCTCTGCAGCTGGTTGTACTCATCTGTCTGGGGCTCATGGGCTTGGACCGAGCACTCAATGTGTTGGTCCCCATCTTCTATAGAGACATTGGTGAGGGGGAGAAGGAATACAGCTTAGCCTGCTGGTTCTTCCTTAGCCTGGTGGATGAGGTGGCTCTTACCTAGGAAGATGGGACAGAGGGAGGTGGGACAGTGGGAGCTAGGTGGTCAGAAAAGGACAGCTTGGGGCAGTTTTGCCTGAAGCAAATCCCAGGTGCCcaagtgaccttttttttttccatagtgaACTTGCTGACTAAGAATGCCCCTTGGAGTTCCCTGGCCTGGACTGTTACCACCTATGTCTTCCTCAAGTTCTTCCAGGGTGGTGGCACTGGCAGTACAGGTGTGTGGGACCCTGTACTCATCCTGGTTGGCATCAATCCCTCCCATAGGCATTCCTTACTCCTGTGCCTCACTGAGGATTCCTTTCCCAGGTCCCTCTGTGCTTTTAGACCTTTCATATCTTAGTGTTGGGCTGACATCCTTCAGCCTCAAGCCCTATTGAGGCTTCCCTGCTCCCTAGGCTTTGTGAGCAACCTGCGCACGTTCCTGTGGATCCGGGTGCAGCAGTTCACATCGCGTCGTGTGGAGCTACGCCTCTTCTCCCACTTGCACGAGTTATCACTGCGTTGGCACCTGAGTCGCCGCACTggggaggtgctgaggattgttgACCGGGGCACATCCAGTGTCACAGGGTTGCTCAGGTGCCACACAAGTGGAAAGGGCATTGGGAGGGTGGGACCCTGAAGCAGGGGTAGAGGAGCTATCAGAATAGACCTTGCCTGAGCTGCTACCCCTCTCACttggtttatgttttgttttataaatcatAAGGGTGATATATACACTGCTGTCATAATAACTTAATGCAGACAAGAAGAGATCTCAGTTATATCTGTGCAGACTCACAGAATTAATATACTGTGGAAAATGTTCCTAAATCAGGTTTTTAGGACATAGGTGTTGTTCTTAAGAGTTCCTTTAACAAAACCTCATGGGGGTATATTTTCATCCATGCATGAAGATATCCGCTACTCACCATAACTGATAACTTTATAGAGAATTCTGTGATTTGGGCATGCCATGGTTTATTTAGCTGTGTATCTCTTGAAAGACATTTAGATTGATTCCAGTCTGTTGCTGTTGAAAACAAAACACTACACTAAAACTCCTAGAGGTAGGGTTGCTGGATGTGAGCCACCAACCTTTTGTCGCTTGACTTGCCCTCTTAGCTACCTGGTGTTCAACATCATCCCCACGCTGGCTGACATCATCATTGGCATCATCTACTTCAGCATGTTCTTCAATGCCTGGTTTGGCCTCATTGTGTTTCTGTGCATGAGTCTTTACCTCAGTGAGTACTGCTGGGTGAAACCATCTCTCTGAACTATCTAGGGCTTCCTTGGCATGAGCATCACTACCCACtgtggggaggctgaggattgGTGGACTTGATTAGGATATGGCTCTTCCTGGCATGGTGGGCAGGTTTCCTGCTCTGTCACGTTGAACCTTAGTTCACCCTAGATGAAGGACCAGGGAGGGACATCCTTGTCACATTAGGTCCCTCCAGTGGCCTCAGGTCAAGGAGAAACTCATTTATGCAGTAAAATGCATTTCGCCTTTACCTCAAGAGGTTTTCCACTCATAGGCCTTTGAGTAAGCTGCAAAGATATCTTACACAAAGCTCCTCTCCTCAGCAAGCTTAAGGCTCTCTTCCTCTTGAGTCTGGGTCCCAGGGCCCTAGTATAGGTTTAGTATGTATGGCAGGTAGTGGACATTAACGCTTAGTCTTTGTTGTTGAGGATGATGACTTATTCTCCCTGCCCCTTACCCTGTCACCCTCCAGTCCTGACTATCGTGGTCACTGAGTGGAGAACTAAGTTTCGCCGTGCCATGAACACACAGGAAAATGCCACGCGGGCACGAGCAGTGGACTCTCTGCTAAACTTCGAGACAGTAAGGGAGGCCTCAGGGGCAGTGATGAGAGGCACAGAAATATGGAGGAGGGTGGCTAAGACCACTGGGGTGATGAGGACCTAGGGTTATTGATATCTGGAATCAGGAAGGGGGATTAGAAATCGGGATGAGTGACCTGAGCGCTGTGTGCTGTTTGACTTCATCAGGTGAAGTACTACAACGCTGAGGGTTATGAAGTGGAGCGCTACCAAGAGGCCATCATAAAGTATCAGGTGAGGATGTGAGGTATGGCCTCCTAAGAGCAGCACGCTGGTCATCTGGGTATTGTCAGGGCTGAGAGTAGTATAGTCCAGGTGGTGAGATCGAAAGTTGGGATTTGGTGATGGTCAGGGTGTATTTGACATTCCTCGCTCCTGTGTCATTACCTTCAGGGTTTGGAGTGGAAGTCAAGCGCTTCACTGGTTTTTCTGAATCAGACCCAGAACTTGGTTATTGGACTTGGTCTCCTTGCTGGCTCCCTCCTTTGTGCATACTTTGTCAGTGAGCAGAAGCTACAGGTGAGGCAGAATCTGGAAAAAGAGAATGGGGTCAGGGAAGAGAGGGGCCTGGGGCCTGTGTCTGAGCCTCC
This region includes:
- the Abcb6 gene encoding ATP-binding cassette sub-family B member 6 isoform X3: MMIVGNYCEAEGPVGPTWTQGGLSPCFFFTLVSSTLMALGTLALVLALPCKRRERLVSADALSWGTGPHIAPYGLQLLLATLQVALPLAGLVGRVGTARGARLPGYLLLASVLESLASAFGLWLLVKERSQARQSLAMGVWIKFRHSPALLLLWTVAFAAENLALVSWNNPQWWWARADQGQQVQFGLWVLRYVVSGGLFVLGLWAPGLRPQSYTLQVIEEDQDVERNQAGSTEQQSTWRDLGRKLRLLSGYLWPKGSPALQLVVLICLGLMGLDRALNVLVPIFYRDIVNLLTKNAPWSSLAWTVTTYVFLKFFQGGGTGSTGFVSNLRTFLWIRVQQFTSRRVELRLFSHLHELSLRWHLSRRTGEVLRIVDRGTSSVTGLLSYLVFNIIPTLADIIIGIIYFSMFFNAWFGLIVFLCMSLYLILTIVVTEWRTKFRRAMNTQENATRARAVDSLLNFETVKYYNAEGYEVERYQEAIIKYQGLEWKSSASLVFLNQTQNLVIGLGLLAGSLLCAYFVSEQKLQVGDFVLFGTYIIQLYMPLNWFGTYYRMIQTNFIDMENMFDLLKEETEVKDLPGAGPLHFQKGQIEFENVHFSYANGRETLQDVSFTVMPGQTLALVGPSGAGKSTILRLLFRFYDINSGCIRIDGQDISQVTQTSLRSHIGVVPQDTVLFNDTIANNIRYGRVTAGNNEVEAAAQAAGIHDAIMTFPEGRWAYPQGTRPRWVSGD
- the Abcb6 gene encoding ATP-binding cassette sub-family B member 6 isoform X1, with amino-acid sequence MMIVGNYCEAEGPVGPTWTQGGLSPCFFFTLVSSTLMALGTLALVLALPCKRRERLVSADALSWGTGPHIAPYGLQLLLATLQVALPLAGLVGRVGTARGARLPGYLLLASVLESLASAFGLWLLVKERSQARQSLAMGVWIKFRHSPALLLLWTVAFAAENLALVSWNNPQWWWARADQGQQVQFGLWVLRYVVSGGLFVLGLWAPGLRPQSYTLQVIEEDQDVERNQAGSTEQQSTWRDLGRKLRLLSGYLWPKGSPALQLVVLICLGLMGLDRALNVLVPIFYRDIVNLLTKNAPWSSLAWTVTTYVFLKFFQGGGTGSTGFVSNLRTFLWIRVQQFTSRRVELRLFSHLHELSLRWHLSRRTGEVLRIVDRGTSSVTGLLSYLVFNIIPTLADIIIGIIYFSMFFNAWFGLIVFLCMSLYLILTIVVTEWRTKFRRAMNTQENATRARAVDSLLNFETVKYYNAEGYEVERYQEAIIKYQGLEWKSSASLVFLNQTQNLVIGLGLLAGSLLCAYFVSEQKLQVGDFVLFGTYIIQLYMPLNWFGTYYRMIQTNFIDMENMFDLLKEETEVKDLPGAGPLHFQKGQIEFENVHFSYANGRETLQDVSFTVMPGQTLALVGPSGAGKSTILRLLFRFYDINSGCIRIDGQDISQVTQTSLRSHIGVVPQDTVLFNDTIANNIRYGRVTAGNNEVEAAAQAAGIHDAIMTFPEGYETQVGERGLKLSGGEKQRVAIARTILKAPDIILLDEATSALDTSNERAIQASLAKVCANRTTIVVAHRLSTVVNADQILVIKDGCIVERGRHEALLSRGGVYADMWQLQQQGQEEASEDTKPQTMAQ
- the Abcb6 gene encoding ATP-binding cassette sub-family B member 6 isoform X2 produces the protein MMIVGNYCEAEGPVGPTWTQGGLSPCFFFTLVSSTLMALGTLALVLALPCKRRERLVSADALSWGTGPHIAPYGLQLLLATLQVALPLAGLVGRVGTARGARLPGYLLLASVLESLASAFGLWLLVKERSQARQSLAMGVWIKFRHSPALLLLWTVAFAAENLALVSWNNPQWWWARADQGQQAGSTEQQSTWRDLGRKLRLLSGYLWPKGSPALQLVVLICLGLMGLDRALNVLVPIFYRDIVNLLTKNAPWSSLAWTVTTYVFLKFFQGGGTGSTGFVSNLRTFLWIRVQQFTSRRVELRLFSHLHELSLRWHLSRRTGEVLRIVDRGTSSVTGLLSYLVFNIIPTLADIIIGIIYFSMFFNAWFGLIVFLCMSLYLILTIVVTEWRTKFRRAMNTQENATRARAVDSLLNFETVKYYNAEGYEVERYQEAIIKYQGLEWKSSASLVFLNQTQNLVIGLGLLAGSLLCAYFVSEQKLQVGDFVLFGTYIIQLYMPLNWFGTYYRMIQTNFIDMENMFDLLKEETEVKDLPGAGPLHFQKGQIEFENVHFSYANGRETLQDVSFTVMPGQTLALVGPSGAGKSTILRLLFRFYDINSGCIRIDGQDISQVTQTSLRSHIGVVPQDTVLFNDTIANNIRYGRVTAGNNEVEAAAQAAGIHDAIMTFPEGYETQVGERGLKLSGGEKQRVAIARTILKAPDIILLDEATSALDTSNERAIQASLAKVCANRTTIVVAHRLSTVVNADQILVIKDGCIVERGRHEALLSRGGVYADMWQLQQQGQEEASEDTKPQTMAQ